From uncultured Fusobacterium sp., the proteins below share one genomic window:
- a CDS encoding zeta toxin family protein encodes MANCVIFAGVNGAGKTTLYKIMTLSENLGRRINTDEIVMEIGDWRNNQDQMRAGRIALNMRKECVDKMISFNQETTLTGKRILKAIEEIKEKGYTIYLYYIGLNSPEIAKERIKNRVLNGGHDIPEEVVEKRYYETLENLKKVVPLADYVRIYDNSKNYKLCYYKSKTWDLVLSQELPKWLDGII; translated from the coding sequence CAGGTGTGAATGGTGCTGGAAAAACAACTCTTTATAAAATAATGACTTTATCAGAAAATTTAGGTAGGAGAATAAATACAGATGAAATTGTTATGGAGATAGGAGATTGGAGAAATAATCAAGATCAAATGAGAGCAGGAAGAATAGCTTTAAATATGAGAAAAGAGTGTGTAGATAAGATGATTTCCTTTAATCAAGAGACTACTCTTACAGGAAAGAGAATATTAAAAGCTATTGAAGAGATAAAAGAAAAGGGGTATACAATTTATCTTTATTATATAGGATTAAATTCTCCAGAAATAGCAAAGGAGAGAATAAAAAATAGAGTTTTAAATGGAGGACATGATATTCCAGAGGAAGTAGTGGAGAAAAGATATTATGAAACTCTTGAAAATTTAAAAAAAGTAGTTCCTTTGGCAGACTATGTAAGAATATATGATAATTCTAAAAATTATAAACTTTGTTACTATAAAAGTAAAACCTGGGATTTAGTTCTTTCTCAAGAGTTGCCAAAGTGGTTAGATGGGATTATTTAA